A stretch of the Parachlamydia acanthamoebae genome encodes the following:
- the mtaB gene encoding tRNA (N(6)-L-threonylcarbamoyladenosine(37)-C(2))-methylthiotransferase MtaB, translating to MNESSLPQKTFKIATLGCRTNQYESQAYQDQLIALGYRPAREDEEADVCIVNTCTVTETADLQSKHDVRQLSKENPQAKIVVTGCAAEQNAQIFASIKGVEHVVLNKEKDQLVQTLFPEEDVPEFSIKNFDAHTRAFVKVQDGCNEFCTYCIIPYVRGRSRSRTIPEIIDEVKDLISNGFKEIVLTGINIGDFDGNPAEGMPPHRLVDLVRAVDQVPGLKRLRISSIDPDEIDDELADAVLNGAKTCHSMHIVLQSGSNVVLKRMNRKYTRQIFLNTIDRLRQANPNFTFTTDIIVGFPGETETDFAETMEIMQEVQFAKVHMFPYSERKRTRAALMPNKVPPDVIKKRKQELLRSAEHQAYLLRERFVGQRMTVLTESGHISRPGEISGHTENFLNVWITGDFQSNELIEVDLVENTPQGLIGKFVRKV from the coding sequence ATGAACGAATCCTCTCTTCCCCAAAAAACATTTAAGATCGCAACTTTAGGTTGCCGAACGAATCAATATGAATCGCAAGCCTATCAAGATCAATTAATTGCGCTAGGATATCGCCCCGCAAGAGAAGACGAAGAAGCAGATGTCTGCATCGTCAATACATGCACAGTAACTGAAACAGCTGATTTACAAAGCAAACATGATGTCCGACAATTGTCGAAAGAGAATCCACAAGCAAAAATTGTAGTGACCGGCTGTGCAGCTGAGCAAAATGCTCAAATCTTTGCCTCTATTAAAGGTGTTGAACACGTCGTTCTTAACAAAGAGAAAGATCAGCTCGTTCAAACCCTCTTTCCCGAGGAAGATGTTCCTGAATTTTCAATCAAAAATTTTGATGCCCACACAAGAGCCTTCGTGAAAGTTCAAGATGGCTGCAATGAATTCTGCACTTATTGCATTATCCCTTACGTGAGAGGGCGCTCTCGTTCTCGTACCATTCCTGAAATTATCGATGAAGTCAAGGACCTCATTTCCAATGGGTTTAAAGAGATTGTTTTAACAGGAATTAATATTGGCGATTTTGATGGAAACCCAGCCGAAGGAATGCCTCCTCATCGCTTAGTTGATCTTGTCAGAGCCGTCGATCAAGTTCCTGGCCTAAAACGCTTGCGTATCTCCTCAATTGACCCCGACGAAATTGATGATGAACTGGCAGATGCTGTTTTAAACGGAGCTAAAACATGTCATTCTATGCATATTGTTCTGCAATCAGGTTCTAATGTTGTTTTAAAGCGTATGAATCGCAAATACACACGACAAATCTTTTTAAATACGATTGATCGCCTTCGTCAAGCAAACCCCAACTTTACTTTTACAACGGATATCATTGTCGGCTTTCCGGGTGAGACTGAAACAGATTTTGCAGAAACTATGGAAATCATGCAGGAAGTGCAATTTGCTAAAGTACACATGTTTCCCTATAGCGAACGTAAACGCACACGTGCAGCCCTTATGCCTAATAAAGTTCCTCCAGATGTCATTAAAAAACGTAAACAGGAACTGTTGCGTTCTGCTGAACATCAAGCTTACTTATTACGAGAACGTTTCGTTGGTCAAAGAATGACTGTTCTAACTGAATCTGGCCACATTTCTCGTCCCGGCGAAATATCTGGCCACACCGAAAACTTTTTGAATGTTTGGATCACAGGGGATTTTCAATCAAATGAGCTTATCGAAGTTGATTTAGTTGAAAACACACCACAAGGCCTTATTGGAAAATTTGTACGCAAAGTCTAA